Proteins found in one Labrenzia sp. VG12 genomic segment:
- the purH gene encoding bifunctional phosphoribosylaminoimidazolecarboxamide formyltransferase/IMP cyclohydrolase, with protein sequence MAIVSKAVPVPELVPVKRALLSVFDKTGLVDFAKALADRGVELVSTGGSYKALKDAGLKVLDISEVTGFPEIMDGRVKTLHPNVHGGLLAIRDDADHQSAMADHGITGIDLFCGNLYPFEEVVASGADYATGIENIDIGGPAMTRAAAKNHAYVTVVTDPGDYDTVIAELDANNGQAPIALRKKLALKAFARTAAYDAAVSNWMADQLDEATPAHRSVGGALAEVMRYGENPHQTAGFYKTGENRPGVATATQLQGKTLSYNNINDTDAAFELVSEFDPARTSAVAIIKHANPCGVAEGASLKEAYELALRCDPVSAFGGIVALNQTLDAAAAEEIVKIFTEVIIAPDADEAAREIIAAKKNLRLLVTGGLADARARGLFVKSVAGGLLVQSRDNGVVDDLDLKVVTKRAPSEQELADLKFAFRVAKHVKSNAIVYARDGATVGVGAGQMSRVDSARIAARKALDATEAAGLAEPLTKGCVVASDAFFPFADGLLSAAEAGATAVIQPGGSMRDDDVIAAADEAGLAMVMTGMRHFRH encoded by the coding sequence ATGGCCATTGTGTCCAAAGCCGTACCCGTTCCCGAACTCGTTCCCGTCAAGCGCGCGCTGCTTTCCGTCTTCGACAAGACCGGTCTGGTGGACTTCGCAAAAGCGCTTGCTGACCGAGGTGTCGAGCTGGTGTCGACCGGCGGGTCCTACAAGGCCCTGAAGGATGCGGGTCTCAAGGTGCTGGACATTTCCGAAGTGACCGGTTTTCCGGAAATCATGGACGGCCGGGTGAAAACCCTGCACCCGAACGTGCATGGCGGGTTGCTGGCCATCCGCGATGATGCCGACCACCAGAGTGCGATGGCGGATCACGGCATCACCGGGATCGATCTCTTCTGCGGCAATCTCTACCCGTTTGAGGAAGTGGTCGCGTCCGGCGCCGATTATGCTACCGGGATCGAGAACATCGACATTGGCGGGCCTGCGATGACCCGGGCAGCGGCCAAGAACCATGCCTATGTCACCGTCGTCACCGACCCGGGTGACTATGACACCGTGATTGCCGAACTGGATGCCAATAACGGCCAGGCACCGATTGCATTGCGCAAGAAACTGGCGCTGAAGGCCTTTGCCCGCACGGCGGCCTATGATGCGGCCGTGTCCAACTGGATGGCGGATCAGCTGGACGAGGCCACGCCGGCGCACCGGTCGGTTGGCGGTGCACTCGCCGAAGTCATGCGCTACGGCGAAAACCCGCATCAGACGGCGGGCTTTTACAAGACCGGGGAGAACCGTCCGGGTGTTGCAACGGCAACGCAACTCCAGGGCAAGACGCTTTCCTATAACAACATCAACGACACGGACGCGGCCTTCGAACTGGTCAGCGAGTTCGACCCGGCCCGCACCAGCGCCGTTGCCATCATCAAACACGCCAATCCTTGCGGTGTTGCCGAAGGGGCCAGCCTCAAGGAAGCCTACGAGCTGGCCCTGCGCTGCGACCCGGTGTCGGCCTTTGGCGGCATCGTGGCACTGAACCAGACGCTGGATGCGGCTGCTGCGGAGGAAATCGTCAAGATCTTCACCGAGGTGATCATTGCCCCGGATGCCGATGAAGCCGCCCGCGAGATCATCGCGGCGAAGAAAAACCTGCGCCTGCTGGTGACCGGTGGTCTTGCCGATGCCCGGGCCAGGGGGCTTTTTGTCAAGTCGGTCGCCGGCGGTCTGCTGGTCCAGTCGCGTGACAATGGTGTCGTCGATGATCTGGATCTGAAGGTTGTCACCAAGCGCGCACCAAGCGAGCAGGAACTGGCGGACCTGAAATTTGCGTTCCGCGTGGCCAAGCACGTCAAGTCCAACGCGATCGTCTACGCCAGGGATGGTGCGACTGTCGGTGTTGGCGCCGGCCAGATGAGCCGGGTGGATTCGGCCCGCATTGCGGCGCGCAAGGCGCTCGACGCAACCGAGGCGGCCGGACTGGCCGAACCGCTCACCAAGGGCTGCGTTGTGGCTTCCGACGCATTCTTCCCGTTTGCAGACGGTCTGCTGTCGGCCGCCGAAGCCGGTGCGACGGCGGTCATCCAGCCGGGCGGTTCCATGCGCGACGATGACGTGATTGCGGCGGCCGACGAAGCCGGCCTTGCCATGGTCATGACCGGGATGCGCCACTTCCGCCACTAA
- a CDS encoding heparinase II/III family protein — MHGGPLFRMQPFSAVPARLLIAPQDLRTADATNAADIYGGRFLFSGHLVETQGRSPFELKAVHEDWQRELHSFGWLRDLRASDSQISRQNARALVEDWIRYSGRWHDIGWEASVVTRRILSWLAHSPFILQDGDHEFYRRFVKSLARQVRFLRQTINETEDGVERLHGALAIASACISMAGQGRFARQSIRRLDQELARQILPDGGHISRNPRALIDILADLLPVRQAFVAQGLEVPPAMLQSVDRMMPLLRFFRHGDGALGHFNGMGSTPSDLVATILAYDDARGAPPVNAPHSGYQRLSGGNSVVLIDTGAAPSVNVSGDAHAGCLSFEFSSGANRIVVNCGVSPKSNALWRRVSRSTAAHSTAVVEDTSSCRFLSDRPFGHILGAPILSGPSKVPVERADDAAGSQVTASHDGYAAEFRVTHQRELRLAGDGTVLDGVDTFNAVGAVDPEHRYALRFHLHPGLRASLIRGGSAVLLVCRDGEAWEFDAPGNEVTLEESIYLSDVFGHRKADQIVINGLLLETPSVSWQFRKTATAKLSRRGTSDFDEVEELPLEE, encoded by the coding sequence ATGCATGGCGGTCCCCTGTTCCGCATGCAGCCGTTTTCTGCTGTGCCCGCGCGTCTGCTGATTGCCCCCCAGGATCTGCGCACGGCCGACGCCACCAACGCGGCCGACATTTACGGGGGGCGGTTCCTGTTTTCAGGTCATCTGGTGGAAACTCAGGGGCGTTCGCCGTTCGAACTGAAGGCCGTTCACGAAGACTGGCAGCGCGAGTTGCACAGCTTTGGCTGGCTGCGTGACCTGAGAGCGTCCGACAGCCAGATCTCCCGCCAGAATGCCAGAGCCCTTGTCGAAGACTGGATCCGCTATTCCGGCCGCTGGCACGATATCGGCTGGGAAGCCTCGGTGGTGACCCGCCGGATCCTGTCCTGGCTCGCCCACTCCCCGTTTATCCTGCAGGATGGCGACCACGAGTTTTACCGTCGCTTCGTCAAGTCGCTGGCCCGGCAGGTGCGCTTCCTGCGCCAGACCATAAACGAGACCGAAGATGGTGTTGAACGGCTTCATGGCGCGCTGGCCATTGCGTCGGCCTGTATTTCCATGGCCGGACAGGGACGTTTCGCCCGCCAGAGTATCCGGCGGCTTGATCAGGAACTTGCCCGCCAGATCCTGCCGGATGGCGGGCATATCTCGAGAAATCCGAGAGCCCTGATCGACATTCTGGCCGATCTTCTGCCCGTCCGGCAGGCCTTCGTCGCCCAGGGGCTGGAAGTTCCGCCCGCCATGCTGCAATCGGTCGACCGGATGATGCCCCTCCTGCGGTTCTTCCGTCACGGCGACGGCGCTCTCGGCCATTTCAATGGTATGGGATCGACGCCAAGCGATCTGGTGGCCACGATCCTGGCCTATGACGACGCCCGCGGCGCGCCGCCGGTCAACGCGCCGCATTCCGGCTACCAGCGTTTGAGCGGCGGGAATTCGGTGGTGCTGATCGATACCGGTGCCGCACCCTCTGTCAATGTGTCCGGCGATGCGCACGCCGGGTGTCTTTCCTTCGAGTTTTCCTCCGGTGCCAACCGGATCGTGGTCAATTGCGGCGTGTCGCCGAAATCGAACGCGCTCTGGCGCAGGGTAAGCCGGTCGACCGCGGCCCATTCGACCGCGGTTGTCGAGGATACGTCGTCCTGCCGGTTCCTGTCTGACCGGCCATTTGGCCATATTCTGGGCGCACCCATCCTGTCCGGGCCGTCCAAGGTGCCCGTTGAGCGGGCCGACGATGCCGCAGGCAGCCAGGTGACCGCATCTCATGACGGTTATGCGGCCGAGTTTCGCGTCACACACCAGCGGGAGTTGCGCCTGGCAGGAGACGGCACGGTTCTGGATGGCGTCGATACGTTCAATGCGGTTGGTGCGGTCGATCCGGAGCATCGCTATGCGTTGCGCTTTCATTTGCATCCCGGATTGCGGGCCTCGCTGATCCGGGGCGGGTCCGCCGTGCTTCTCGTCTGCAGGGACGGCGAAGCCTGGGAATTCGACGCACCGGGCAATGAGGTCACGCTCGAAGAGAGCATCTACCTGTCCGATGTCTTTGGTCACCGCAAGGCGGACCAGATCGTGATCAACGGCTTGCTCCTGGAAACGCCCTCCGTCAGCTGGCAGTTCCGCAAGACGGCAACGGCGAAGCTCAGCCGGCGCGGAACCAGCGATTTCGACGAGGTCGAGGAGCTGCCGCTCGAAGAATAG
- the rsmB gene encoding 16S rRNA (cytosine(967)-C(5))-methyltransferase RsmB translates to MPSEDTQEKPGFAARKVAADILGNVVHKKRPLDGELDVASGHSGFRALAGNDRALVRAIVGAALRHRGEILEILERLLDRPIPEKTGRVQDILHVAVSQMLYLDIPDRAAVSLAVDHAGLDRRARPYKGLVNGVLRRLGRERDDITGDLEPDLLNTPDWLMDSWSEAYGTETARQMSAAHQQEAALDLTVKTDPAGWAEKLEGQVVAAGSVRLAKKAAVETLEGFEDGSWWVQDAAAALPARLLGDVQDLNVADLCAAPGGKTAQLAAAGAEVTAVDISKGRLKRLEENMTRLGLTVRTVASDLRQFEPEAPFDAVLLDAPCSATGTIRRHPDVPWIKKPYDIEKLSEIQKELLDRVVDWVRPGGLIVYCTCSLEAAEGEAQADAFIGRLGDRIAPVPVTPDEVGGLAHLVTNTGYLRCLPCHEADKTRENTGLDGFFAARFRRL, encoded by the coding sequence ATGCCTTCAGAAGACACACAGGAAAAGCCGGGCTTTGCCGCGCGCAAGGTCGCAGCCGATATTCTCGGTAATGTCGTTCACAAGAAACGCCCTCTGGATGGCGAGCTCGATGTTGCTTCCGGTCACTCTGGTTTTCGGGCCTTGGCCGGCAATGATCGCGCGCTGGTTCGGGCCATTGTCGGGGCAGCCCTGCGGCACCGGGGTGAAATCCTGGAGATCCTGGAGCGTTTGCTCGACCGGCCGATCCCGGAAAAGACAGGCCGGGTGCAGGACATCCTTCATGTCGCCGTCAGCCAGATGCTTTATCTCGACATTCCCGACCGCGCTGCCGTGTCGCTTGCCGTCGACCATGCCGGTCTCGACCGGCGGGCGCGGCCCTACAAGGGCCTGGTCAATGGCGTCTTGCGCCGGCTCGGACGGGAGCGCGACGACATCACAGGGGACCTTGAACCGGATCTCCTGAACACGCCCGACTGGCTGATGGACAGCTGGTCTGAGGCCTATGGCACCGAAACCGCGCGCCAGATGTCTGCCGCACATCAGCAGGAGGCTGCGCTCGACCTGACGGTCAAGACGGACCCGGCCGGCTGGGCAGAAAAGCTCGAGGGTCAGGTCGTTGCCGCGGGCAGTGTCCGGCTCGCCAAAAAGGCGGCCGTCGAGACGCTGGAGGGATTTGAGGACGGCAGCTGGTGGGTTCAGGATGCCGCTGCTGCCTTGCCGGCGCGGCTACTGGGCGACGTTCAGGATCTCAACGTGGCGGATCTTTGCGCCGCGCCTGGTGGCAAGACCGCCCAGCTGGCGGCGGCCGGGGCCGAGGTGACGGCGGTCGATATCTCCAAGGGCCGTCTGAAACGGCTTGAAGAGAACATGACCCGGCTCGGGCTGACAGTTCGGACCGTTGCCTCCGATCTTCGCCAGTTTGAACCCGAAGCGCCGTTTGATGCGGTTTTGCTGGATGCCCCGTGCAGCGCCACCGGCACGATCCGCCGCCATCCGGATGTGCCCTGGATCAAGAAGCCTTATGACATTGAGAAGCTGAGCGAGATCCAGAAGGAGCTGCTGGACCGGGTGGTGGACTGGGTGCGACCGGGTGGCCTGATTGTGTATTGCACCTGTTCGCTTGAAGCCGCCGAGGGCGAGGCTCAGGCCGATGCTTTTATCGGCCGTCTGGGCGACAGGATCGCACCGGTTCCGGTCACTCCGGATGAGGTCGGGGGTCTTGCACACCTTGTTACAAATACCGGGTATCTGCGCTGCCTGCCCTGCCATGAAGCTGATAAAACACGAGAAAACACAGGTCTGGACGGATTTTTCGCCGCCAGATTCCGCCGTCTTTAA
- the htpX gene encoding zinc metalloprotease HtpX, with protein sequence MNYIRTAMLLAAMTALFMGIGFMIGGQSGMLIALLIAAAMNLFSYWNADKMVLRMHHAQEVDERSAPDLYRMIRQLAQNADLPMPKVYIINNPQPNAFATGRNPQNAAVAATTGLLDMLTPEEVAGVMAHELAHVKNHDTLIMTITATIAGAISMLANFAFFFGGNRNNPLGIVGMLLMMIVAPMAAMVVQMAISRTREYAADRMGAQICGEPMWLASALAKISGGVQRIHNPDAENNPATAHMFIMNPLSGERMDNLFSTHPNTQNRIDELRKLADAGLGSGGGRSFGSRQSSPAGPWQGTGRTTSSGSQNRPKGPWG encoded by the coding sequence ATGAACTACATTCGCACTGCAATGCTCCTGGCGGCCATGACCGCCTTGTTCATGGGGATCGGTTTCATGATCGGCGGACAGTCGGGCATGCTGATTGCCCTGCTCATTGCCGCGGCCATGAACCTGTTCAGCTACTGGAACGCCGACAAGATGGTGTTGCGCATGCATCATGCGCAGGAGGTGGACGAGCGATCGGCACCGGACCTTTACCGGATGATCCGGCAACTGGCGCAGAACGCCGATCTGCCGATGCCCAAGGTCTATATCATCAACAACCCGCAGCCGAACGCCTTTGCGACCGGCCGCAACCCGCAAAATGCGGCCGTTGCGGCAACGACCGGGCTTCTGGACATGCTGACGCCGGAAGAGGTTGCCGGCGTGATGGCCCATGAGCTGGCCCATGTGAAGAACCACGACACCCTGATCATGACGATCACGGCGACGATTGCCGGTGCGATCTCCATGCTGGCGAATTTCGCCTTCTTCTTTGGCGGAAACCGCAACAACCCGCTTGGGATTGTCGGCATGCTGCTGATGATGATCGTTGCGCCCATGGCAGCGATGGTGGTGCAGATGGCGATTTCGCGGACACGCGAATATGCCGCCGACCGCATGGGCGCCCAGATCTGCGGCGAACCCATGTGGCTGGCTTCGGCGCTGGCCAAGATTTCGGGCGGTGTTCAGCGCATCCATAATCCGGACGCGGAAAACAATCCGGCGACCGCGCATATGTTCATCATGAACCCGCTCTCGGGCGAGCGCATGGACAATCTGTTTTCCACGCACCCCAACACCCAGAACCGCATCGACGAGCTGCGCAAGCTGGCCGATGCAGGGCTCGGATCCGGTGGCGGCCGGTCCTTCGGCAGCCGGCAGAGCTCGCCCGCCGGGCCGTGGCAGGGGACAGGACGCACGACGTCGTCCGGCTCGCAGAACCGACCGAAGGGCCCCTGGGGCTGA
- a CDS encoding DUF1674 domain-containing protein codes for MTDDPKTPTAAYSQSDAPSLKTDVESAPKKRFEDLPPAAQRALKEAEERRKEIDERQKGMAEEVNGRGGLEPTRYDDWEIKGLTVDF; via the coding sequence ATGACGGACGACCCGAAGACCCCGACTGCCGCCTACAGCCAGAGCGATGCCCCTTCCCTGAAAACGGACGTGGAAAGCGCGCCGAAAAAGCGGTTTGAGGACCTGCCGCCGGCCGCCCAGCGCGCGCTGAAAGAAGCCGAAGAACGCCGCAAGGAAATCGATGAGCGTCAAAAAGGCATGGCGGAAGAGGTCAATGGCCGGGGCGGGCTGGAACCCACCCGCTACGACGATTGGGAGATCAAGGGGCTGACGGTCGATTTCTGA
- a CDS encoding SGNH/GDSL hydrolase family protein produces the protein MTEQPLTVVCFGDSLTWGFNPADKTRYGHDVRWTRLLQKELGPDFHVVEEGINGRTTVFEDPVRGDKNGLQHLAGVRKTHMPIDILIIMLGSNDLQDRFGLSADAIGLAMGRVLFAATQPTDDVEGRAPKVLLMSPPPLGDFTGKEYAGVYSNAHGGEQSKRLAGVYERLAKDYGVAFFDTGTVISASQVDAIHFDAEPQAGLAKAIAQQVRALVQG, from the coding sequence TTGACTGAGCAGCCATTGACCGTCGTCTGTTTCGGCGATTCCCTGACCTGGGGCTTCAACCCGGCCGACAAGACCCGTTACGGGCATGATGTGCGCTGGACACGGCTGCTGCAAAAGGAACTCGGGCCGGATTTCCACGTGGTCGAGGAAGGCATCAACGGGCGCACCACCGTTTTTGAAGATCCGGTTCGCGGCGACAAGAACGGGCTGCAGCATCTGGCCGGTGTGCGCAAGACCCACATGCCAATCGACATCCTGATCATCATGCTGGGCTCGAACGACCTTCAGGACAGGTTTGGTCTGAGCGCCGACGCGATCGGCCTCGCTATGGGGCGGGTCCTGTTTGCCGCAACGCAGCCGACCGATGATGTCGAAGGCAGGGCGCCGAAGGTCCTCTTGATGTCACCACCGCCGCTGGGCGATTTCACCGGCAAGGAATATGCGGGCGTCTATTCGAATGCGCATGGCGGTGAACAGTCGAAGCGGTTGGCCGGCGTCTATGAGAGACTGGCGAAGGACTATGGCGTGGCGTTTTTCGACACGGGAACCGTGATTTCAGCCAGCCAGGTGGACGCCATTCACTTCGATGCTGAACCGCAGGCGGGTCTGGCAAAGGCGATTGCGCAACAGGTGCGGGCACTCGTTCAGGGCTGA
- a CDS encoding DUF922 domain-containing protein, producing the protein MWTSLLRVQPVWLIVTLSLILFLLPRAVLGDVTIRSQTNLYEIGGGTAEELIKEMAEKGPLDAPGATRHWARTNWRISWQYRYAYRGQTCVMTAVWTELDLEFIYPLWTRKTGASAHLKSSWGAMMRELEAHEQGHADMAIDMVEEIDRTLEAMESDISCERLNADARRFGQAKLAELRQQDIDYDRETRHGATTIPPLRD; encoded by the coding sequence ATGTGGACTTCCCTTCTTCGTGTTCAGCCTGTTTGGCTGATCGTGACCCTGTCTCTGATCCTGTTCCTGCTACCGCGTGCCGTGCTTGGCGATGTCACGATCAGGAGCCAGACCAATCTTTACGAGATTGGCGGTGGCACGGCGGAAGAGCTGATTAAGGAAATGGCTGAAAAAGGCCCACTCGACGCGCCCGGTGCGACCCGCCACTGGGCGCGCACGAATTGGCGGATATCCTGGCAATACCGATATGCCTATCGTGGCCAGACGTGTGTGATGACCGCAGTCTGGACTGAGCTGGACCTGGAATTCATCTATCCGCTCTGGACCCGGAAAACCGGCGCCTCCGCACACCTCAAATCGTCCTGGGGAGCGATGATGCGCGAACTGGAAGCCCATGAGCAGGGGCATGCGGACATGGCGATCGACATGGTGGAAGAGATTGACAGGACGCTTGAAGCCATGGAGTCCGACATCAGTTGCGAACGGCTCAATGCGGACGCGAGGCGGTTCGGGCAGGCCAAGCTGGCTGAGCTGCGGCAACAGGACATCGACTATGACCGGGAAACGCGCCATGGCGCCACCACCATTCCGCCCCTGCGCGATTAG
- a CDS encoding aminotransferase class I/II-fold pyridoxal phosphate-dependent enzyme, whose protein sequence is MTASPKPYQRGVSLPSSNPFQRLAELLEGEAAGLDPIIMTIGEPQHAIPSFTAEVLMENMAGFRKYPPINGSQEFRQAIAAWLDKRYDLGGAVDEDHGVLPLNGSREGLSFGAIAARDQLDKGLDHPAVILPNPFYQTYAAAAHVADGEAVLLDAVAGNNFLPDLDSLSDDLLDRTVAFYVASPTNPEGYVADIAYWQRLIKLARKHRFIIFADECYSEIYRDTPPPGILEAALPLKDGFANIVVLNSLSKRSNLAGLRCGFAAGDPEFLKRWAKFRGLAAPQVPLPAQAVAVRAYQDEAHVIENRRLYNEKFAAAERILGPILGPVTPEAGFFLWLDVSRWGDGVSVTKALWRDAGLKVLPGRFLASDQSDGSNPGESYIRISLAAPLEQAEIALRRLANWMGETE, encoded by the coding sequence ATGACTGCCAGCCCAAAGCCTTATCAGCGCGGTGTTTCTCTGCCGAGTTCCAATCCGTTTCAGCGCCTTGCCGAACTCCTGGAAGGAGAGGCCGCAGGTCTGGACCCGATTATCATGACAATCGGCGAGCCGCAGCATGCCATTCCGTCGTTTACAGCCGAAGTACTGATGGAAAACATGGCCGGATTTAGAAAATACCCGCCGATCAACGGCTCGCAGGAGTTCCGGCAGGCCATCGCCGCCTGGTTGGACAAGAGATACGATCTTGGAGGCGCCGTCGACGAAGATCACGGTGTCCTCCCGCTCAACGGGTCCCGTGAAGGTCTTTCCTTCGGTGCCATCGCCGCGCGTGACCAGCTGGACAAGGGACTGGACCATCCGGCGGTGATCCTGCCCAACCCGTTCTACCAGACCTACGCCGCCGCAGCCCATGTGGCAGACGGCGAAGCCGTTCTGCTGGATGCGGTTGCGGGCAACAACTTCCTGCCCGATCTCGACAGTCTCAGCGATGACCTGCTCGACCGCACCGTTGCCTTCTACGTGGCATCGCCCACCAACCCGGAAGGTTATGTCGCCGACATCGCCTACTGGCAGCGCCTGATCAAACTGGCCCGCAAGCACCGGTTCATCATCTTTGCCGACGAATGCTATTCGGAAATCTACCGCGACACACCGCCTCCCGGTATTCTGGAAGCGGCCCTGCCGCTGAAAGACGGCTTTGCCAATATTGTCGTGCTGAACTCCCTTTCCAAGCGCTCAAACCTGGCCGGCCTCAGATGCGGCTTTGCCGCCGGCGATCCGGAGTTCCTGAAACGATGGGCAAAATTCCGCGGACTGGCGGCGCCACAGGTTCCGCTCCCGGCACAGGCTGTCGCCGTGCGCGCTTACCAGGACGAAGCCCACGTCATCGAGAACCGGCGTCTTTACAATGAGAAATTCGCGGCCGCAGAACGCATTCTCGGCCCGATCCTCGGACCGGTTACGCCCGAAGCCGGGTTTTTCCTCTGGCTGGATGTCAGCCGCTGGGGCGACGGGGTATCGGTCACAAAGGCGCTTTGGCGCGATGCCGGCCTGAAGGTGCTGCCCGGGCGTTTCCTCGCCTCCGACCAGTCGGACGGCAGCAATCCCGGCGAAAGCTATATCCGCATCAGCCTGGCGGCACCGCTCGAGCAGGCAGAAATCGCCCTTCGACGTTTGGCAAACTGGATGGGAGAGACAGAATGA